The following is a genomic window from Hymenobacter gelipurpurascens.
CGCAATCTGGCCGCGGAGTGGGCGTCGTCGGGCATTCGGGTAAACTGCGTGGCGCCCTGGTACATCAAAACGCCCTTGGCTAACACAGTGCTCCAGAATGAAAGCTACTTGCAGCAGGTAGTTGACCGCACACCAATGGGCCGGGTAGGCGAACCGGAGGAAGTGGCCGCCGCCGTGGCTTTCCTGTGCTTGCCGGCAGCCTCCTACATCACGGGCCAGACCTTGAGCGTGGATGGGGGCTTCTCGGTGAATGGGTTCTGAGAGGAGAAATAGTGAGTTGGCGGAGTGGCCTAGGCCTGCCCTGTCATTGCGAGAAGGCACGACGAAGCAATCCTTCCTTGCTATCGTGCCAAGCCCTGAATAAGTAAAAGCCCTTACATCCTCCATGGAAGTAAGGGCTTTTGAATAAGGCAATGGGTCGTGCATGGTCAAAGAAGGATTGCTTCGTCGTGCCTCCTCGCAATGACAGGGCAGGCCTAGGCCACTTGCGCCGTCTAGGCCAGTCTCACATCCGGCTCACCAGTTCACCACTTCCCCATTTCACCGCTTCAGGCCTGCCTCATAGCGGGCCAATGAGCCTTCCGAGGAAGCCAAGTACAGGAACGGCTCAATCAGCTCCAGCTCCATCAGGAGCAACGTGCCATTTGCGTCCACGCCGTCTACGCGGGCGTAGAGGCAGTCGGCGGCGAACTGCTCCACAATGGCATCGGCGGCTTGGCGCAGGTGGGCGGGGGCCTCGCGGGGCTCAATGCCGCCGCCCAGGTAATGCTGCACCCGGAAGTCGCCGGATTTGGGGGTTTTCAGCACGCAGTGGCTGAACTTGCCGCCCAGGTAAATCAACGACCACTCCCCTTCCTCCTGAATCTGGGGCTGGAAAGGCTGCACCAGAAAATCTTCGTGCTGAAGCAGTTCGGCTAGTTGGGGCTGCCGAATAGCCGATTCCTGTTGGGTGAGCGTGAAGGTATTTTTGGCGCCGCCACTTACGGCGGGCTTCACTACGAGCTGCGTGCTGCCCAGCTTCTCAAACAGCTCCTCAATTACTACCTCGCTGCCTTTATCGAGCCAATGGGTAGGCACAATAGCTACGCCGGCCCGCTCCATTTCCAGCAGGTACTTTTTGTTGGCATTCCAGCGGATGGTTTTTACCGGGTTG
Proteins encoded in this region:
- a CDS encoding ATP-grasp domain-containing protein translates to MNIALVTCESLAQYAAPNVEDEDSLLTRYLREQGHSVEPRVWTNPAVDWLRYDVVVVKSPWDYFDRIEEFYQWLERMEKLGVRMLNPVKTIRWNANKKYLLEMERAGVAIVPTHWLDKGSEVVIEELFEKLGSTQLVVKPAVSGGAKNTFTLTQQESAIRQPQLAELLQHEDFLVQPFQPQIQEEGEWSLIYLGGKFSHCVLKTPKSGDFRVQHYLGGGIEPREAPAHLRQAADAIVEQFAADCLYARVDGVDANGTLLLMELELIEPFLYLASSEGSLARYEAGLKR